Genomic DNA from Theileria equi strain WA chromosome 4 map unlocalized gcontig_1105316255033, whole genome shotgun sequence:
CACCTTTGCTTATGCCTATGGAAATTAGAGAAGAGTCTCCCCTTGTGTAAGACCTAGCGAAGCAACACTTTTGACCAGCTCCGGTTGATTTCCAAAGttctttatctccatctgTCACTGAGCCTATATCAtatccatcctttggataatactTCTTGGAATTTACTCCATTACCAGAGCGGTCACCTATATGTACTTTTGACTGGTCAGGATTTgcaagatcaagagtaATAGGAGTACCATCAACATGATCAGGTGAAGGAATAATTGGAGCACTAATCTTCCCGCTAGCATTGGTATTACCAGATGATTCAGCAACTGGAGAAGCAGATTCACTCCCCTCTAGTCTCCTTTTGGCACGTTCTAAATGCTTTTCcatctcttcctctggagatttttCACCATCCTTTCTCATCTCTTCCAGCCTGTGGTAAAACTCTGTAATGGTGACGTCCTTCCATGTTCCATTTACTCCTTCGAGGTACTTTAAATCTAGTCCAGTGGCACTCTCAACCTTTAAGTAGATCAGCATGGAGTCCCCCTTGCTGTAAGCTTCTACAAGAGTGCATCTCTCACCAGCTTTAACCTTCCATACTTCCACTTCCCCGGTAAGAACCTTGGTCAGAGCAAAgccatcctttggagtaaatACCCTTTTAGTCACTCCGTCCTTGTCGTCGCCAGCAACATGTACTGATCCTTCGTTTGGATTCAAGAGATCAAGTGAGACATCTGCAACCTCTCTACGGAGACTATTTTGTTCTCCACAGTGACATAGTCTCACAAGAGACACTGCCCAAAGTGCTgccagaatcttcatcctACTCCCGCttctcaactggtgtgagcaggATGGTCAGTAGGGATGAATGATGATAactatgtaaagaagagacaAGAGACAATGTGCAATAGGTGTGACAAAAGAgtataggtctaaacaaacaatGGGCACagatacaaatttgtattctGACCCAAAATACAATAGACTACAAAGAGTACTTATTATACTCACTGAATTGCTCTATGTATAGAGTGATGTGATATATTTCAACACTGACAAAGAGGAAAGAACAATGACTTGATAAAGTCGATACAAACAAGAGACAGAGAATAAATTGTGATGTCTTGTAGGAATGGTGGATGGGGTGATATGACGCATGTCTGTCAGGTACGGGGTACGGAAATATGCGCGAATATAGGGTCTAAACGGTCGGAAAGCGGGAAAATGGTCACATACACTGTAAATAAACCCAGATGTCAGCTGATCTCAATGAGACGAGTCTGGAATAGTACTCATTTACCCTTTATACGCCCATGGGGGCTCGCTTCGGCGTTTTGTCGAatttaaaaacaaacaGAAAATACAACCCATGAACGttgaaaaacaaatgtcTATGATAAATTTAAGTAAAATGATTACATTATCAATGAGGATATACCCACATACCGAAAAAATTTCGAGATTTAGTGTCAATTCGGCGATTCCATACAACGTCTATGTATTCTAGAAAAAATCTATGCATTATATTTCTAAATAAAGCATTCAACCCTGAAAGATGTAAGAACTAGCGATCGTGACCGCAAGAACCCTGTCTATGTTCGTCACCACAGCGGAAACGGGAGATGGGCAGGGTATCTCCCTACGCTAGTCAAGCATAGATAAAATCGTCTAAAATTATGAGCAATTCCAACTGGAATCAGTCTGGTAATGGTTGTGTATTAATACTAGGGGATGCCTCCTCCATCCGAGGTAGCCCTAGCCGAGAGTACGACTATACGCTAAACCTGGTTATCACCTCCTtgtttcttcatctcccGTTTCCGCTGAAGCTTCCTAAAGAATAGTATAGGAGTCGACGTGAACAAACTTCTTGTCGATAATTATGCGATCGACGCACCAAGTCCAGCAGCTGCTTTTATCCTGGTCATTTACTAGGTCCCTGCATCTCATAGTGTAATATTCAAAGGTAGTGAGTCCCTTGTAGAGCAGGTAGCAGTGGAGACCTAGGAGTTGCCAAAGGAAGAGAGCGGAGATGACGCTGAGGATGAGAAATGTATAGTTTAGGAAAAAGAAAAGGCCAGAATTGCAACCTCCATAGAAAACGATCCACGATTTTTGTGGCTCTCCGCTCCAATGTCCCTGGATTATCACAACGAGTGACGTGACGCTGATAAAGGTAGTGAAGACAGTAGAGAGAAGAATAAGTGCAAAGAAGAGACTGTAGTTGCTCCTTCCTATACAATTGTTGACCCAAACGCAGTGATGGTCGAAGCGAATAACACATTTGTTACAAATATTACAGTGTTTACTCGTAGAATCGACCATTTTGCAAACGTCACAATGAGACTTTTTTGGTACGACCCGTTCTGGGTCTTTCTTGGTTCTCATTTGtccatctccatcattGACTTCCGTTCGTTCAGTCAAGTTTGAACCTGTCTCTTTGTCTCCATAGAGAACTGCGCGCGCATTTGGATCTGCGGGATCAGAGCAACACACAGCCACAAAGAGACCTGCGATAGCCAAAAAGACGACTGTGAGTGAAATTGGAATGAAATGAGcatatccaaaattcggcaGAAATATAATCCACGATAACGTTATTAATAAAATTCCAAGAATGTATGATACCACCTGGTAAAACTGTATAGGCAGTGAAAATCCATTTTTACGGTGATAGGTTGCTGTAGATTTGTCATGTACAATGTCTCTGAGTACACAACACGGAGTTGTGTCGTCCATTTCTTTAGTGAAGCATATTACTTGAATCCAAAGGGTCACTAATGTATAATTATGCCACCTGAGCACGTGCTACGAGTAGATTCCATTGAATCATCtactttttaaaattaaagagattgttatttataaaatgtatCATAGAAAGCAGGGCACTATAAAGGCCAATAATTATGGGCGGTTAGCCTTAAAACTCGTTTTCCCATCCGTCGTCTTCGTCCGGCAGATCACTTTGGTCGGAAATCTCGGGCTGTTCGTTATCCTACATACACATTGCACTCTTAGCTGTATCAACTTACTTCTTCATTATACACTTCACCTTGAGGAATCAATGGAGGGACAATGGCTCTTCCGGCAAGCTTATCCCAATCAAAACCCTAGAGAAAATGCTGAAATggataaaaacaaaccttaAAATACACATGATCCTTTATATCCTTGAATCCATTCACCGAAGCTCCAATACGTATCTCTGGCACTCGACACAaaaaactctttatcaaaCTCATAGCCTCTTGATCTTTGACATAATCTGGGAATGTGAGTTCTCCTGCACAACGTTACATTAGATATCAAATCAAACCAGTCAGAATATCCCTAAATATCTCAATTTGATCCTGAGCATCACTGCCAAAGGGCAGTGGTCCACAAATAAATTCATAGAGGCAGACTCCAAACGACCAAATATCGGCCAAACAACTATATCCTTTACCTACATGTTTATTTAAatgaagagaatagagatTACCTAGAATAATTTCTGGAGCCATGTAATGTGGCGTTCCAATGAGTGTATATGATCTTCCATTGATCTTTTTGGCACAACCAAAATCTATTAGTTTAATATATCCTTGGTGATCcaaaaggatattttcGGGTTTCAAATCCTACAGTCGTAATAAATAAACATCATTCATACCCGGTATGCGATTTGTCTTTCATGGAGGTATTCAAACGCCAAAATTATTGACGCTAAATAAAATTGCGCCTGCGGTCTTGATAGTAACCCCAATTTACGTATTGCATCGTACAATTCACCGCCAGTGATTAGTTCCGTCAAGAAGTAAATGTTTTCAGAATCTTTGAACGTTTTTACTATACAAGTTATATTATAAGAAAAGTTCAAACCTAGTTGGATAATAAAGGGATGATCATTTTGGGCCATAATTTCCCTTTCCAGCTTTATGTGTTTTTGCTGCTTTTGAGCTCTTATACACCGCCTACTTACGCATTTGAGTGCAAAGCGTATACCAGTGGGTCGGTGATTGACCATTCTTACAATTCCAAATGTTCCTAAGAGGATATTATAGTGATGataaaacataccatttCCTATGTTCTTAATCACGTCCAAGTCTTCAAAAAGCACATTCGTGTCTTGTATCCGAATTCTGCTTTCCAAATGAGTCAACATGGGAGGTTCTACAATTTGAAGAAATACAGATTTCTCTACAACCCATAGGTCAACGTCTGTAATGGTACATGAAACACTGGCACTTCTTGGTTCATCGTATAGTAATGCACGTTCGCCAAAATAGTCGTGTTTTCCCAATGTGCGTATATGAACACCATTTTTGGTAATTTCAACTTCCCCTCTATttataatataaaaagCATCGCCATATTCTCCTTCCTTAATAATATCTTCGTCTTTACTATACCGCACAGTTTTGAAAGCCTTTATAAGTGTATCACGTTGTTTATTGGACAAGTATCTGAAAATATACATCTTGTTGATTACTGCCATTTTGTTATTATAGTCCagtttttcatcaatataaCCGGTTCCGATTATCATATCTAGTGCATGCTTCGTCAGCAATGCAATCTTACAACCTATAAGAATCTTTCCACGCGTAATACATTTAACGGTGTGCGCAAACTGTAAGTCAGGTGATagaatatattcttctCCAAATGAATCCCCCCTTTCCATTATTCCCATCTCAGTATTTTCGTAGAGTAGTTGAACATAACCTTCAAGAACTATAAAGAACCTAATAccctttattttttcttccttgtgTAGAAT
This window encodes:
- a CDS encoding signal peptide containing protein (encoded by transcript BEWA_011810A) — translated: MKILAALWAVSLVRLCHCGEQNSLRREVADVSLDLLNPNEGSVHVAGDDKDGVTKRVFTPKDGFALTKVLTGEVEVWKVKAGERCTLVEAYSKGDSMLIYLKVESATGLDLKYLEGVNGTWKDVTITEFYHRLEEMRKDGEKSPEEEMEKHLERAKRRLEGSESASPVAESSGNTNASGKISAPIIPSPDHVDGTPITLDLANPDQSKVHIGDRSGNGVNSKKYYPKDGYDIGSVTDGDKELWKSTGAGQKCCFARSYTRGDSSLISIGISKG
- a CDS encoding zinc finger protein DHHC domain containing protein (encoded by transcript BEWA_011820A); this encodes MDDTTPCCVLRDIVHDKSTATYHRKNGFSLPIQFYQVVSYILGILLITLSWIIFLPNFGYAHFIPISLTVVFLAIAGLFVAVCCSDPADPNARAVLYGDKETGSNLTERTEVNDGDGQMRTKKDPERVVPKKSHCDVCKMVDSTSKHCNICNKCVIRFDHHCVWVNNCIGRSNYSLFFALILLSTVFTTFISVTSLVVIIQGHWSGEPQKSWIVFYGGCNSGLFFFLNYTFLILSVISALFLWQLLGLHCYLLYKGLTTFEYYTMRCRDLVNDQDKSSCWTWCVDRIIIDKKKLQRKREMKKQGGDNQV
- a CDS encoding protein kinase domain containing protein (encoded by transcript BEWA_011830A), with the protein product MVEELSEKFESSTRVSITRNTSINQTQAPLRRQRTFTYKHRRNDEGEEDVTIIKHLVKREKTEEDKVFLREVLSNNIVCNSLNEYEIEAFVDAMSYFVFPIGSTITKQGTHGSYFFVISEGNFEVFVNDKPVKVLGRGKSFGEIALIYDCPRSATIRVKDVDVKSSKDTLGGLWGVTRVVFRETLMHLSTRNYTENRAFLDGVNIFGILSESQKNIITSALVDSKFQPGDKIVTQGEYGDILYIIKQGKADVFIDGEKVRTLNKGHYFGERALLYDEPRSATVEATEETLCVSLGREILTKVLGNLNNVLSRNIMMEYLQNSSLLRQFTAEQLTELIESASIRDFQPGDIILHKEEKIKGIRFFIVLEGYVQLLYENTEMGIMERGDSFGEEYILSPDLQFAHTVKCITRGKILIGCKIALLTKHALDMIIGTGYIDEKLDYNNKMAVINKMYIFRYLSNKQRDTLIKAFKTVRYSKDEDIIKEGEYGDAFYIINRGEVEITKNGVHIRTLGKHDYFGERALLYDEPRSASVSCTITDVDLWVVEKSVFLQIVEPPMLTHLESRIRIQDTNVLFEDLDVIKNIGNGTFGIVRMVNHRPTGIRFALKCVSRRCIRAQKQQKHIKLEREIMAQNDHPFIIQLVKTFKDSENIYFLTELITGGELYDAIRKLGLLSRPQAQFYLASIILAFEYLHERQIAYRDLKPENILLDHQGYIKLIDFGCAKKINGRSYTLIGTPHYMAPEIILGKGYSCLADIWSFGVCLYEFICGPLPFGSDAQDQIEIFRDILTGELTFPDYVKDQEAMSLIKSFLCRVPEIRIGASVNGFKDIKDHVYFKGFDWDKLAGRAIVPPLIPQGEVYNEEDNEQPEISDQSDLPDEDDGWENEF